From Nicotiana tabacum cultivar K326 chromosome 15, ASM71507v2, whole genome shotgun sequence, the proteins below share one genomic window:
- the LOC107778733 gene encoding inositol-tetrakisphosphate 1-kinase 1-like: MAERRFGVGYALAPKKQASFIQATLVNLASERGIDLIRIDMDKPLIEQGPFDCVLHKLYGEDWRLQLKEFSLQNPQALIIDSPESIERLHNRISMLQVATELEIKCETASFGIPKQTVVYDAKIVSASYLESEGLKFPMIAKPLVADGSAKSHKMLLVFNKDGLSKLKPPIVLQEFVNHGAVIFKVYVVGDYVKCVKRKSLPDVIEENLGKLESYLSFSQVSNLNTCEKNDDKFYKLMNLDDAELPPLSFLTDIARGLRRATKLHLFNFDLIRDNRVGNRYLIIDINYFPGYAKMPNYESVMTDFFWDVLNSDKGFESLQKGSCEKEVRMLVGNKGYGEDEGTLPVSPLKREEKENTIQV, encoded by the coding sequence ATGGCGGAGCGGAGATTCGGAGTTGGTTACGCTTTAGCACCGAAGAAACAAGCGAGTTTCATACAAGCAACGCTCGTGAACCTCGCGAGCGAACGAGGAATCGATCTAATTCGAATCGATATGGATAAGCCTTTAATCGAACAAGGACCGTTCGATTGCGTGCTTCACAAGTTATATGGCGAGGATTGGAGACTGCAATTGAAAGAGTTCTCTTTACAAAATCCTCAGGCGCTTATTATTGATTCGCCCGAGTCAATCGAGCGGTTACATAACAGAATCTCAATGCTTCAGGTAGCGACCGAGCTGGAAATTAAGTGCGAAACGGCGTCTTTTGGGATTCCTAAACAGACTGTAGTTTACGACGCGAAAATCGTGTCTGCAAGTTATTTGGAAAGTGAGGGATTGAAATTTCCTATGATTGCGAAACCGTTAGTGGCTGATGGTAGTGCGAAATCACATAAGATGTTATTAGTGTTTAATAAAGACGGGCTAAGTAAATTGAAACCGCCGATAGTGTTACAGGAGTTTGTGAATCATGGGGCGGTTATTTTTAAGGTGTATGTGGTTGGGGACTACGTGAAATGTGTGAAGAGGAAGTCGTTGCCTGACGTGATCGAGGAGAATTTAGGAAAATTGGAGAGTTACTTGTCATTTTCGCAGGTTTCAAATTTGAATACTTGTGAGAAAAATGATGATAAGTTCTATAAGTTGATGAATTTGGATGATGCTGAATTGCCCCCATTGAGTTTTTTGACAGATATAGCTAGAGGGCTTAGACGAGCTACGAAATTGCATCTTTTTAACTTTGATTTGATTAGGGATAATAGAGTTGGTAATAGGTATCTTATTATTGACATTAACTATTTCCCTGGTTATGCCAAGATGCCGAATTACGAGAGTGTGATGACAGATTTTTTCTGGGATGTATTGAATTCTGATAAGGGTTTCGAGAGTTTACAAAAGGGTAGTTGTGAAAAGGAGGTTAGGATGTTGGTTGGGAATAAAGGGTATGGTGAGGATGAAGGAACATTACCCGTTTCGCCTCTTAAGAGGGAAGAAAAAGAGAACACTATTCAGGTCTAA